The proteins below come from a single Gossypium raimondii isolate GPD5lz chromosome 2, ASM2569854v1, whole genome shotgun sequence genomic window:
- the LOC105787169 gene encoding F-box protein CPR1 codes for MSVAPTDVITGILSRLPVKNLVRFKCVSKPWSSLIDGSYLSNLQLRRSFTSNANIKLLLDSYAEDDEYKAYSVDFDSLDNLEELPRPLSTTSFGVSSRIFSSCNGLLAISHDEAGIALWSPSTKECHYPPKLTIGDMYDVIILGFGYDVINNDYKVVRMLSSGKLVMIYSLKAKSWKRIKDCPYEITFHVSQDGAYANGSVHWVGVENDKDDDARVIFGLDIGIEEFHQLPGPESDISYKNFGYRSVGILGGSLCVFRDIYHQDNIVLWVMKEYGVRESWTEDFYVSRDECWQWCMYYTRAISYSRRGDRVLLDDGGRPRQPAWFNLDKRTREVVDIPGAPKHFNAIIFVESLASVLPGNH; via the coding sequence ATGTCTGTTGCCCCAACTGACGTGATCACCGGCATACTTAGTCGGCTTCCGGTGAAGAACCTCGTACGCTTCAAATGTGTGTCAAAGCCGTGGAGTTCCCTCATAGATGGTTCTTATCTTTCCAATCTCCAGCTCCGTCGCTCCTTCACAAGCAACGCCAATATCAAGCTCCTTCTTGACAGTTATGCAGAAGATGATGAATATAAAGCCTATTCAGTCGACTTTGACTCACTAGACAACTTGGAGGAGCTACCTCGGCCGCTTTCAACTACAAGTTTCGGAGTTTCTTCCAGAATTTTTAGTTCTTGCAATGGTTTACTTGCGATATCCCATGATGAAGCAGGCATTGCTTTGTGGAGTCCATCAACGAAAGAATGCCATTATCCCCCGAAATTAACAATTGGGGATATGTATGATGTAATTATTCTTGGATTTGGTTACGATGTCATCAACAATGACTATAAGGTGGTGCGGATGCTATCATCTGGGAAGTTAGTTATGATCTACAGCCTGAAAGCTAAATCATGGAAGAGGATCAAGGACTGCCCTTATGAAATTACTTTCCATGTGTCACAAGACGGTGCTTATGCAAACGGTTCCGTGCATTGGGTAGGCGTTGAAAACGACAAAGATGATGATGCAAGAGTGATCTTCGGTCTTGATATTGGGATCGAGGAGTTTCATCAACTCCCTGGGCCTGAATCCGACATTAGTTACAAAAACTTTGGTTATAGGAGTGTTGGGATATTGGGAGGAAGCTTGTGTGTTTTCCGAGATATTTATCACCAAGACAATATCGTTTTGTGGGTGATGAAGGAATATGGAGTTAGGGAGTCGTGGACAGAAGATTTTTATGTATCCCGTGATGAATGTTGGCAGTGGTGTATGTATTATACCAGAGCTATATCATATTCTAGGAGGGGTGATCGAGTATTGCTAGACGACGGGGGGCGCCCACGTCAGCCTGCGTGGTTCAATCTGGACAAACGAACAAGGGAGGTAGTTGATATTCCAGGAGCACCCAAACACTTCAATGCAATTATTTTTGTGGAAAGCCTTGCTTCTGTTCTGCCAGGTAATCATTGA